A single window of Leishmania panamensis strain MHOM/PA/94/PSC-1 chromosome 35 sequence DNA harbors:
- a CDS encoding hypothetical protein (TriTrypDB/GeneDB-style sysID: LpmP.35.0880), with the protein MWTALVDMGGRGVEVRLPPGAYRATYSAPPIGTNDDAACASTSAISPKGSMTTLSNTRRRFHQLRDLRRELSGRPRSDTDALSAAEAPTINTSSAASSLPPTATLARASSSLTSTPSAASHGLPFHRLSADDPVTRSVLRTAAAERALRLQQAENDELKRAVVTWQQEAAQMQCLIDRLSTELSDMSQTVLRQTATLKSMGSEMDRRDAYHLIKEKRSSQAATSAVATANASSGTLSSQSSLNQQQQLVQLRQKIEELTKEKTELQQQVSHFSPHHGGKLSSTLAIEEIEKDDDATGEGTGGGRWVPSARVELQKLVQALAAILRTGASPIACVGADTEPVYEVELSCSTCLVPRSTQRNPNDPALEPAKANSVVCICGPYNMHDVLLRVQPVAEAPMTEIQRSHMLGGVSLQSPRRCVLYAMQNTCSVVRICLYESAADTEVQKGASCSAHSPAPAATAAIAVHTLIATALASRRELEAMPATYNVHTVHLADERGAPRGTFTFRVRVTEVQHRRYRGYGGVNFIDSDSVGCRCTPPFLSPLAGESGDIGILERGAAPRSSADANRVDGESVTKHSQPPQSREPMLSPSRDDDAIPIEGQRLSAYSPYCCSTASPVPADDNNSSNSSKDAMGILEQMEGQSRLPPALLVPAEDSENTLPPAAAKPSGSGFNIPAAPCGISKTQVRDDATPIVTKTTVELPVRAATATLPPGVGASPPSPSTVALLSTPSATSHFWLPAPPLAIVPSPPSSTVPIEIPAAPATCVMRMHIKEVRYLYEDCGDELVGGMLDHCSLQVAVRVDGELVFTTPTRPNPSHAMWNAEEGSFTSTLTSGQEVHFEVRGGDAEGSRGVLPASEILNASGEREVALVFANSGTSCGLLTVAFEGPM; encoded by the coding sequence ATGTGGACTGCGCTAGTAGACATGGGTGGCAGAGGTGTAGAGGTGCGTCTCCCTCCAGGCGCCTATCGCGCCACGTATTCGGCTCCACCGATAGGTACTAACGACGATGCCGCTTGCGCTTCAACTTCGGCAATATCACCGAAAGGCTCTATGACGACCCTGTCTAACACACGGCGCCGCTTTCATCAACTTCGAGATCTTCGACGGGAGCTCAGTGGCCGCCCCCGGTCAGACACTGACGCTTtgtcagcagcagaggcgcctACAATAAACACATCATCTGCGGCCTCTTCACTACCGCCCACGGCTACCTTAGCTCGAGCGTCGTCTTCTCTGACAAGTACGCCATCGGCTGCCTCCCATGGACTGCCATTCCACCGACTCTCGGCGGATGATCCCGTCACGCGCTCTGTCttgcgcaccgccgcggcggagcgcGCCCTACGCCTACAACAGGCCGAAAATGATGAGCTGAAGCGAGCGGTGGTGACGTGGCAACAAGAGGCCGCACAGATGCAGTGCTTGATTGACCGTCTCTCCACCGAGCTCAGCGACATGAGCcagacggtgctgcggcagacgGCCACTTTGAAGTCGATGGGGTCCGAAATGGACCGGCGAGACGCGTACCACTTGATTAAAGAGAAGCGTAGCAGTCAAGCAGCGACTTCGGCCGTGGCGACTGCAAATGCCTCATCAGGTACGTTGTCTTCGCAATCGTCGTTaaaccagcagcagcaacttgTGCAACTCAGGCAGAAGATAGAGGAGCTGACGAAGGAGAAgacagagctgcagcagcaagtgAGCCACTTTTCGCCTCACCATGGCGGCAAGCTGAGCAGCACACTGGCGATCGAGGAAATTGAAAAAGATGATGATGCAACAGGAGAGGGGACCGGAGGTGGCAGGTGGGTGCCATCTGCGCGAGTGGAGTTGCAGAAGCTGGTACAGGCTCTCGCTGCTATACTCCGGACTGGCGCGTCGCCAATCGCGTGCGTTGGCGCAGATACTGAGCCTGTTTACGAGGTGGAGTTGAGTTGCAGTACATGCCTGGTCCCACGTAGCACGCAGCGCAACCCTAATGACCCTGCGCTGGAACCTGCAAAGGCTAACTCTGTCGTCTGCATCTGCGGTCCATACAACATGCACGATGTTCTTCTGCGCGTTCAGCCAGTTGCAGAAGCTCCAATGACCGAGATACAACGCTCTCACATGTTGGGAGGAGTGTCGCTGCAGAGCCCCAGGAGGTGCGTCTTGTACGCTATGCAGAACACATGCAGTGTCGTGAGGATCTGCCTGTATGAAAGCGCGGCCGATACGGAGGTCCAAAAGGGAGCATCTTGCAGTGCTCATTCACCAGCACCTGCTGCCACGGCAGCTATTGCCGTGCATACTTTGATCGCAACCGCCCTCGCCAGCCGCCGcgagctggaggcgatgcCTGCTACCTACAACGTACACACAGTCCATCTTGCCGATGAGAGGGGCGCACCGCGCGGCACCTTCACATTCCGAGTAAGAGtgacggaggtgcagcatcgccgtTACCGCGGCTACGGAGGGGTCAATTTTATCGACAGCGATTCCGTCGGCTGCCGATGTACGCCACCCTTTTTGTCACCTCTAGCGGGAGAGTCCGGCGATATTGGAATCCTTGAGCGAggcgcggcgccacgcagcagtgctgaTGCTAACCGAGTGGATGGTGAGAGCGTCACCAAGCACTCGCAGCCTCCGCAGAGTCGTGAGCCTATgctttccccctcccgcgacgacgacgccatACCCATCGAAGGACAGCGCCTCTCTGCGTACTCCCCGTACTGCTGCTCAACTGCCTCACCCGTCCCCGCTGACGACAATAACTCAAGCAACTCCTCGAAGGACGCGATGGGCATACTGGAGCAGATGGAGGGACAATCAAGGCTGCCGCCTGCACTCCTTGTTCCCGCAGAGGACTCTGAGAACAcgctgcctcctgcagctgcaaagcCCTCCGGTAGTGGGTTTAACATCCCCGCAGCACCCTGTGGAATCAGCAAGACACAGGTCAGGGACGATGCAACGCCAATCGTGACGAAAACTACCGTAGAAttgcctgtgcgtgcagcaacagccaccCTGCCACCAGGCGTCGGCGCGtcgcccccttctccctcaacAGTAGCTCTTCTCTCCACTCCCAGTGCAACCAGTCATTTTTGGCTACCGGCACCACCTCTAGCCATAGTGCCCTCTCCACCATCGTCAACTGTACCCATCGAAATacctgctgctccagctaCGTGTGTGATGCGAATGCATATCAAGGAGGTACGTTATCTGTACGAGGACTGTGGTGACGAGTTGGTAGGGGGCATGCTGGACCATTGCTCTCTGCAGGTGGCCGTCCGCGTAGATGGTGAACTTGTTTTCACTACACCAACACGACCGAACCCGTCTCATGCCATGTGGAATGCCGAGGAAGGCAGTTTCACGAGTACGCTCACAAGTGGGCAGGAGGTGCACTTTGAGGTCCGTGGTGGCGACGCGGAGGGGAGCCGCGGGGTTTTGCCCGCGTCAGAGATCTTAAATGccagtggggagagggaggtagCCTTAGTGTTCGCCAACAGTGGTACGTCTTGTGGACTTCTGACAGTGGCTTTCGAAGGACCGATGTAG
- the MKK5 gene encoding mitogen-activated protein kinase kinase 5, putative (TriTrypDB/GeneDB-style sysID: LpmP.35.0890), translating into MSRLKINLEAIERDGASVTEGFCADGVRIGSLLVSSEGVRDSQGNSYVLSLSDLEVVPETEGGFLGKGSSGSVRRAVHRRSKMVAALKEIKVTGQAHISEIRRELEALHACDFATPYLVHFYGAFAHEGSVFIAMEAMDGSLDELYKPVPPPVLACITRLMLKGLAYLHRTRHLIHRDLKPSNVLYNSCTGDIKISDFGVSSNLESTKADAHSFVGTVTYMSPERLRGEYYSYGADIWSLGLVVAELAVGVCPYAGLRGGSSEARFWALLQHLSSDGPALELPPEMDADLADFISACVVKSPDRRPTCTDLLRHAFIVKHASSTPVSEAKQCWTTTPTVPAPGELLPPLNSHSPAVGSVAPLACEGATLRASSSCPAASPPSTMLPSPLERYDGETDADVADRTVIARWIHAMMKQEAFRRTKENGYEVSHLEPLADVSVSTAIDSNEGGRTVGAPALTLDRSRASALRELPAGRSRDRHSDDSGSASIAHECTTGGHPLICNDVRRTATVESSVNLDDELNKLLF; encoded by the coding sequence ATGTCGCGACTGAAGATCAACCTGGAAGCCATCGAGCGTGATGGAGCTAGCGTAACAGAGGGCTTCTGCGCCGATGGTGTCCGTATCGGCTCGCTTCTTGTCTCGTCTGAGGGAGTGCGGGACAGTCAAGGCAATTCGTACGTGCTCTCTCTTAGTGATCTTGAGGTAGTCCCGGAAACAGAGGGCGGGTTCTTAGGCAaaggcagcagtggctcTGTTCGCCGCGCAGTTCACCGACGCAGCAAGATGGTGGCCGCACTAAAGGAAATTAAAGTGACGGGACAGGCGCACATTAGTGAAATTCGACGAGAGTTGGAGGCGCTACACGCGTGTGACTTCGCAACGCCGTACCTCGTCCATTTCTACGGTGCGTTTGCGCACGAGGGGTCTGTCTTTATCGCGATGGAGGCGATGGACGGCTCCCTCGACGAGCTCTACAAACCGGTCCCGCCACCAGTGTTGGCGTGTATCACGCGACTGATGCTGAAAGGGCTGGCGTACCTGCATCGTACCCGACATCTCATTCATCGTGACTTGAAGCCAAGCAACGTTCTCTACAACAGTTGCACCGGCGACATCAAAATATCCGACTTTGGTGTGAGCTCAAATCTCGAGTCCACCAAGGCGGATGCGCACAGCTTTGTTGGTACGGTCACGTACATGAGCCCTGAGCGGCTGCGTGGCGAGTACTACTCGTACGGTGCCGATATTTGGTCTTTGGGGCTGGTTGTCGCTGAGCTGgcagtgggtgtgtgtccCTACGCTGGTttgcgtggcggcagcagcgaggcgcgCTTCTGGGCACTGTTGCAGCACCTCAGCAGTGACGGCCCAGCACTAGAGCTACCGCCGGAGATGGACGCCGACTTGGCTGACTTTATCAGCGCGTGTGTCGTGAAGTCCCCTGACCGACGACCGACATGCACTGACTTGTTACGTCATGCATTCATTGTGAAACACGCATCCTCGACACCGGTGTCAGAGGCAAAGCAGTGCTGGACCACTACTCCCACCGTTCCTGCTCCCGGAGAGCTCCTCCCGCCGCTCAATAGCCACTCGCCTGCTGTAGGGTCAGTTGCACCTCTTGCATGTGAGGGTGCCACTCTCAGGGCTTCTTCGTCATGCCCTGCGGCATCGCCACCGTCAACAAtgctgccctctccccttgAGCGGTACGACGGCGAAACGGATGCGGATGTCGCAGACCGCACGGTTATTGCGCGATGGATTCACGCTATGATGAAGCAGGAGGCCTTTCGCAGAACGAAGGAGAACGGCTACGAGGTGTCGCACCTGGAGCCACTTGCTGACGTGTCGGTCTCCACAGCTATAGATTCAAACGAAGGAGGCAGGACGGTGGGCGCCCCTGCGCTCACCTTAGACAGGTCACGTGCTAGCGCGCTAAGAGAGCTCCCCGCCGGGAGGAGTCGAGACCGACATTCGGAtgacagcggcagtgccTCCATTGCGCATGAGTGCACCACTGGCGGACACCCTCTCATATGCAACGACGTGCGACGGACCGCCACAGTGGAGTCGTCTGTGAACCTCGATGATGAGCTAAACAAGCTTCTCTTCTGA